CCATCGGTTACACAACAGAATAGCCAAGTTTGGAAAAAAGAAACTTGGACCTCTGCGGTTTTCAATGTGTCTGCCGTACTCGTTTTCGTAGCTTGGGGTTATGTTTTAATCGATACGAACTCGTTGATGAAAATCGCTTTAATTCTGTTGATTGCAGCGGAGCCCGTCGGCTGGGTGTATGCCACCAACGACCTTGCATGGGCGGGTTCAATAAGGCTTGTCAGACCGCTGTTTACCACCGTCTGGGCAGTACTATGGGCAGCATTCTTGATTTCGTTGATTGCATTTTCATCAAGCCAGTAGAGAGGTAAAATCGTGATGCAGACACCAAAGTTCAGACTTTTCGAAGGTGAAACAATCATCTTAACTATTAGGCCATTCATCTGGATGTATATTGCCGCAGGCCCTGCTGTTTTGATTGCCGGAATCACAGGTGTCCCCTTGGCTGCCGCCATTGCTCCCCAGATATTCGAACTCGCTTCCTCTATGAGTGTGTTCGTTGTCGTGGCGGGGACGCTTCTCACACTATGGCAATGGTTGTGCTGGCACAACACTATCTATGTGCTCACTACCCACCGGCTTGCCGTCAGACACGGCGTGCTCAACGTTTTCAAACGAAACATCGACCTGTGCAACATACAGGATGTCGAATCTCAACTTCTGTGGGGTTTCGATTTTGGTCATGTCAACGTTGAAACCGCAGGCAATTCATCGAACGCCGATCTGCGGTGGATCGAAAATGCGCAGTCGGTAGAAGAACAAATACTTGAAGCCGCAGACGCGCGTAAACGCAAGACCAGTTGGCGCGGAGGGCTCTACGCCTTGGGAGAGGACAACGATGATTAACACCGAACTA
This window of the Gloeobacter morelensis MG652769 genome carries:
- a CDS encoding PH domain-containing protein, giving the protein MQTPKFRLFEGETIILTIRPFIWMYIAAGPAVLIAGITGVPLAAAIAPQIFELASSMSVFVVVAGTLLTLWQWLCWHNTIYVLTTHRLAVRHGVLNVFKRNIDLCNIQDVESQLLWGFDFGHVNVETAGNSSNADLRWIENAQSVEEQILEAADARKRKTSWRGGLYALGEDNDD